A window from Nitrospira sp. ND1 encodes these proteins:
- a CDS encoding TldD/PmbA family protein: MTRAIVEQDYTNIAQDLLARAAKHGATASDVMVADGETLSVQVRMGAVDRLTKAREKRLGLRVFFGQRSASASTSDFSRESLERFVGETCALAQAVVEDPVSGLPEPGQFATDFPELNIHDSTKLQTDQQIDLALRAERAAFAADSRITNSEGGECDSSSGRIILANSHGFVGHYANSSFSLSVSPIASDAAGMQRDYWYGVNRAFAKLESPEAIGREATRRTVRKLGARKVSTCRVPVIFDPEVAGSLLSHLCSALSGYALYKGASFLIGQLGQQIAPDFVTIYDDGRMPGGLGTRPFDGEGLPTRKQAMVERGRLASYILDTYSGKKLGLPSTGNAARSIGESPSAGPTNFYMVPGTTSPEDILASVKQGLYVTDLIGFGINMVTGDYSRGASGFWIENGELAYPVEEITIAGNLKQMYANIETIGTDLVFRGRIASPTVKLAEMTLAGN; encoded by the coding sequence ATGACACGTGCGATTGTGGAACAGGACTATACGAATATCGCGCAGGATCTGCTGGCGCGTGCGGCGAAACATGGCGCGACGGCGTCGGACGTGATGGTGGCCGACGGGGAAACCCTGTCGGTGCAGGTCCGGATGGGCGCCGTCGATCGACTCACGAAGGCACGTGAAAAGCGGCTCGGCCTGCGGGTCTTTTTCGGTCAACGGTCCGCCAGCGCATCGACTTCCGACTTTTCCCGCGAGTCCCTGGAACGGTTCGTCGGTGAAACCTGTGCCTTGGCGCAAGCGGTCGTCGAGGATCCGGTGTCCGGCCTTCCGGAGCCGGGCCAGTTCGCCACCGATTTCCCTGAGTTGAATATTCACGATTCCACGAAACTTCAGACGGATCAGCAGATCGACCTGGCGCTGCGTGCCGAGCGGGCTGCGTTTGCCGCCGATTCGCGTATCACGAATTCCGAAGGGGGCGAGTGCGACTCGTCATCCGGCCGGATCATCCTGGCAAACAGCCACGGGTTTGTGGGGCACTATGCCAACAGTAGTTTCTCCCTATCCGTCTCGCCGATTGCGTCGGATGCGGCCGGGATGCAGCGGGATTACTGGTACGGGGTGAATCGTGCGTTTGCCAAACTGGAGAGTCCGGAAGCTATCGGCCGGGAAGCGACGAGGCGGACGGTCCGGAAGCTCGGTGCGCGCAAAGTCTCTACCTGCCGTGTGCCGGTGATCTTTGACCCTGAAGTGGCGGGGAGTTTACTCAGTCACCTCTGTAGTGCCCTCTCAGGCTATGCCCTGTATAAAGGCGCATCCTTCCTGATCGGACAACTGGGCCAGCAGATCGCGCCGGACTTTGTCACCATTTATGACGACGGACGGATGCCCGGCGGCTTGGGGACGCGTCCATTCGATGGCGAGGGGCTGCCGACCAGGAAGCAGGCGATGGTCGAGCGTGGTCGTCTGGCCAGTTATATCCTGGACACCTATTCAGGCAAGAAGTTAGGACTGCCTTCCACCGGAAATGCCGCGCGAAGCATCGGAGAAAGTCCCTCCGCCGGGCCGACGAATTTTTATATGGTCCCGGGCACCACCAGTCCGGAGGATATCTTGGCGTCTGTGAAGCAAGGTCTCTATGTGACGGATCTGATCGGGTTCGGCATCAATATGGTTACCGGCGACTATTCCCGCGGGGCGAGCGGGTTCTGGATTGAGAACGGCGAGTTGGCCTACCCGGTGGAAGAAATTACCATCGCCGGTAATCTGAAGCAGATGTATGCGAATATCGAGACGATCGGCACGGATCTCGTGTTTCGCGGACGGATTGCCAGCCCTACCGTGAAGCTCGCGGAGATGACGCTGGCAGGGAACTAG
- a CDS encoding phosphatidate cytidylyltransferase, whose protein sequence is MPPTVDRARPRSSSETVRRVLAAAVFLPIFYYLVHDLGAIAFFGLAAIAGMLAAGEFYRLHLGQAPWPWWCWLGVGATGLLISSAQWPTLVTDRAVLLGTLAIALCMPLLSGKSLRDSLTDGMVLVMGVLYLGLTLSYLVLTRGLPDGALLIFFVFLVTWAGDTGAYVAGKSMGRHALAPVISPKKTYEGLAGGLVLACLMAVVARAWFLPAFSLVDCLALGMILTITGLIGDLAESAMKRSAGFKDSGALIPGHGGMLDRLDSLLFTGPAFYYYVTIVNNG, encoded by the coding sequence ATGCCGCCCACAGTGGACAGGGCTCGACCACGATCTTCATCCGAAACCGTTCGTCGCGTACTGGCGGCAGCGGTGTTTCTGCCGATCTTTTATTACCTCGTCCACGACCTCGGCGCGATCGCGTTCTTCGGCCTGGCCGCGATTGCCGGCATGCTCGCAGCCGGAGAGTTTTATCGGCTCCATTTGGGACAGGCCCCTTGGCCATGGTGGTGCTGGCTGGGCGTCGGGGCGACCGGACTTTTGATCAGCAGCGCGCAGTGGCCGACCCTCGTCACCGACCGTGCGGTACTGCTCGGGACCCTGGCGATTGCGCTGTGCATGCCCCTGCTCTCAGGAAAGTCGCTGCGCGACTCACTCACGGACGGCATGGTGCTGGTCATGGGCGTGCTCTATCTCGGCCTCACACTCAGCTATCTTGTGCTCACGAGAGGGTTGCCCGACGGCGCCCTGCTGATTTTCTTCGTCTTCCTGGTCACGTGGGCCGGTGATACCGGCGCCTATGTGGCGGGAAAGTCCATGGGACGGCACGCGCTGGCGCCGGTCATCAGCCCGAAGAAAACCTACGAGGGATTGGCAGGTGGCCTCGTCCTCGCCTGCCTGATGGCCGTCGTCGCGCGTGCCTGGTTCCTACCCGCTTTCTCGCTGGTGGATTGCCTGGCGCTTGGGATGATCCTCACCATCACCGGCCTCATCGGCGACCTGGCGGAATCGGCCATGAAGCGCAGTGCGGGATTCAAAGACTCGGGGGCCCTGATCCCGGGCCATGGAGGTATGCTGGATCGCCTGGATAGCCTCTTGTTCACCGGCCCGGCCTTTTACTACTATGTCACGATCGTCAACAACGGGTGA
- a CDS encoding isoprenyl transferase, whose amino-acid sequence MNDSRSRDIEPAPDSDLLSQLEPDLLPKHLAVIMDGNGRWAELRGLPRIAGHQEGIKSVRELISLSLELGIRVLTIYAFSQENWNRPAQEITALMGLLEHYLSTERSSLVEKGVRFQTIGRVTALPPSALQWVRTTEQETAHLDKLILNVALSYGGRAELVDAARELARAVQSGRLSPDQIDEQAMQQALYTHRLPDPDLLIRTSGETRISNFLLWQLAYTELYFTPTLWPDFRRRETLVALIEYQRRERRFGRVLSSVSS is encoded by the coding sequence ATGAACGATTCTCGATCACGCGATATCGAGCCTGCCCCCGACTCTGATCTGCTCTCGCAACTCGAACCGGACCTGCTGCCGAAACATCTGGCCGTGATTATGGACGGCAACGGCCGCTGGGCCGAGCTACGGGGCCTCCCGCGTATTGCCGGGCACCAGGAGGGCATCAAGTCCGTGCGGGAACTGATCTCTCTTTCTCTGGAACTGGGGATCAGGGTGCTCACGATTTATGCGTTTTCGCAGGAAAATTGGAACCGGCCCGCCCAGGAAATCACCGCGTTGATGGGCCTACTGGAACATTATTTGTCCACAGAACGATCCAGCCTGGTTGAAAAAGGCGTGCGCTTTCAGACCATTGGCCGGGTCACGGCCCTGCCCCCGTCCGCTTTACAATGGGTCCGGACGACGGAGCAGGAAACCGCCCACTTGGACAAACTGATCCTCAATGTGGCCTTGAGCTATGGTGGCCGTGCGGAACTGGTCGATGCCGCGAGAGAACTCGCCCGGGCCGTGCAGAGCGGCCGGCTTTCACCGGATCAGATCGATGAACAGGCTATGCAACAGGCCCTGTACACCCATCGCCTGCCCGATCCGGACCTCCTGATCCGCACCAGCGGCGAAACGCGCATCAGCAATTTCCTGTTGTGGCAACTGGCCTATACGGAACTGTACTTCACCCCGACACTCTGGCCTGATTTCCGGCGGCGCGAAACGTTGGTCGCCCTGATCGAATACCAGCGGCGCGAACGCCGCTTCGGCCGGGTGCTCAGCAGCGTCTCCTCCTAG
- a CDS encoding 1-deoxy-D-xylulose-5-phosphate reductoisomerase, giving the protein MKNIVILGSTGSIGTNTLDIVDRFPQEFRVVGLTAGSNDEKLEAQIRKFRPAFAALANEAAAARLRDRCADLPVKILAGNEGVAEVAQSQEAELVISAIVGGAGLLPTLAAIRAGKQIALANKEPMVMAGALMQAEAKKHHVRIFPIDSEHSAIFQSLEGHRREDVKRIILTASGGPLWGFSREQLQDVSPERALQHPNWKMGSKITIDSATLMNKGLEVIEARWLFDIPETQIEVLVHRESIIHSLVEYTDRSVIAQLGLPDMRTPISYAMRYPERMPLDLPSLDLTEISTLTFFKPDHARFPCLQLGYEALRIGGTMPATMNAANEVAVEAFLQNGIRFLDIPEIIRSTMESHAPRPIDGLDDALEADRWARDKAESLVHALTR; this is encoded by the coding sequence ATGAAAAACATCGTCATTCTTGGTTCGACCGGCTCGATCGGAACGAACACGCTCGATATCGTGGACCGGTTTCCGCAAGAGTTTCGCGTGGTCGGCCTGACCGCCGGCTCGAACGACGAGAAACTCGAGGCGCAGATCCGCAAGTTCCGTCCTGCCTTCGCGGCGCTCGCCAACGAGGCGGCGGCGGCAAGATTGCGTGATCGATGCGCCGACCTCCCCGTCAAGATCCTTGCGGGCAACGAAGGCGTGGCCGAAGTGGCGCAGTCGCAGGAAGCTGAATTGGTCATTTCCGCCATCGTCGGCGGCGCAGGGCTGCTCCCGACGCTGGCGGCCATTCGAGCCGGCAAACAGATCGCGCTCGCCAACAAAGAGCCGATGGTCATGGCCGGCGCATTGATGCAGGCAGAAGCCAAGAAACATCACGTCCGCATTTTCCCCATCGACAGCGAACACAGCGCCATCTTCCAGTCGCTCGAAGGACACCGGCGCGAGGACGTCAAACGTATCATTCTCACCGCCTCCGGCGGCCCGCTCTGGGGCTTCTCCCGCGAGCAACTTCAAGACGTCAGTCCCGAGCGCGCCCTGCAGCACCCGAACTGGAAAATGGGCTCCAAGATCACGATCGACTCGGCCACACTGATGAACAAAGGACTGGAAGTCATTGAGGCGCGCTGGCTCTTCGATATTCCGGAGACGCAGATCGAGGTCCTGGTGCACCGCGAGAGCATCATCCATTCTCTGGTAGAATACACAGACCGGTCGGTGATTGCGCAGCTGGGCCTTCCCGACATGCGAACACCGATTTCTTATGCCATGCGGTATCCTGAACGGATGCCGTTAGACCTTCCCTCGCTCGATCTGACGGAGATCAGCACCTTAACGTTTTTCAAGCCCGACCATGCTCGATTCCCCTGTTTGCAGCTCGGTTATGAGGCGTTACGGATCGGCGGAACCATGCCGGCCACGATGAATGCCGCCAACGAAGTGGCCGTGGAAGCATTCCTTCAGAACGGAATTCGTTTTCTCGATATTCCGGAGATTATTCGGAGTACAATGGAGTCTCATGCGCCGCGTCCGATCGACGGCCTCGACGATGCGCTGGAAGCCGATCGCTGGGCTCGCGACAAAGCCGAGTCTCTTGTGCATGCCTTGACGCGGTAA
- the rseP gene encoding RIP metalloprotease RseP, with amino-acid sequence MGTAFAWSPDVVSLLTHWALPFLVVLGVLVAFHEMGHFLAARWVGVKVLKFSLGFGPKIFGRQIGETEYLLSVVPLGGYVKLFGEDEHETLTPEDKKRAFVHQSLWGKTLIVAAGPIFNFILAYLIYTAYIGLGYTLPVPSFKDIIPEVEAVLPGSPADQAGLKPGDRVIRVNEKEISTNAELLKYISQSNGKQLTLDLTRGEQVKTVLVTPSKTTVQDNGKATTIFQLGIEERAPVITAVIPGSRAQAAGLSAGDRVVRIDGHDIFTWSQMTSLVRESPNRALQFDIQRGGTTQTLSVTPMGEKATVEGKPAEVGKIGISAQNQTILQTNDPLKAPWLGAQATWGWTELTVVGIYKIITGDISRKNIGGPLTIAKTAGDAAEQGTSSLVFLMAMLSINLGVLNLLPIPILDGGHLLFFFIEAIRRKPLEDRQRELAQQVGLVLLVGIMIFAFWNDIERLISP; translated from the coding sequence GTGGGAACAGCCTTTGCCTGGTCTCCTGATGTGGTGTCGCTTCTGACCCACTGGGCGCTTCCGTTCCTGGTGGTGTTGGGCGTCCTCGTCGCCTTTCACGAAATGGGACATTTTCTCGCTGCGCGCTGGGTCGGGGTGAAAGTCCTGAAGTTTTCGCTCGGGTTTGGGCCGAAGATTTTCGGGCGCCAGATCGGAGAAACGGAATATCTGTTGTCGGTCGTGCCCCTGGGCGGATATGTGAAGCTCTTCGGCGAAGACGAGCACGAAACCCTGACGCCGGAAGACAAGAAACGGGCGTTTGTCCATCAGTCGCTGTGGGGCAAGACACTCATCGTCGCTGCCGGTCCAATCTTCAACTTTATCCTCGCCTATCTCATTTACACCGCCTATATCGGACTGGGCTATACGCTGCCGGTCCCAAGCTTCAAGGACATCATTCCTGAAGTCGAAGCCGTACTCCCTGGATCACCTGCCGACCAAGCCGGCCTGAAGCCTGGCGACCGGGTCATCCGGGTGAACGAAAAAGAAATCTCGACCAACGCCGAACTCCTGAAATACATTTCCCAAAGCAACGGGAAACAACTCACGTTGGACCTGACTCGCGGGGAACAGGTCAAGACGGTGCTGGTCACACCAAGCAAAACGACCGTGCAGGACAACGGCAAAGCCACGACCATCTTCCAGCTTGGCATTGAAGAGCGGGCGCCGGTCATCACGGCCGTGATCCCGGGGTCTCGCGCACAGGCTGCAGGCCTATCGGCTGGCGACCGGGTCGTCCGCATCGACGGACACGACATCTTCACCTGGTCGCAGATGACCTCCCTCGTGCGGGAAAGCCCGAATCGCGCGCTTCAGTTTGATATTCAACGGGGCGGCACCACCCAAACGCTCTCCGTCACGCCGATGGGCGAAAAGGCCACCGTAGAGGGAAAGCCGGCCGAAGTCGGGAAAATCGGCATTTCGGCCCAAAACCAAACTATTCTCCAGACGAACGATCCGCTCAAAGCCCCGTGGCTTGGTGCCCAGGCCACCTGGGGATGGACCGAACTGACGGTGGTGGGCATCTACAAAATCATCACGGGGGACATCTCCCGCAAGAACATCGGCGGGCCGCTCACGATCGCCAAAACCGCAGGGGACGCCGCTGAACAGGGCACCTCCAGCCTGGTGTTCTTGATGGCTATGCTCAGCATCAATCTGGGCGTGCTCAATCTCCTACCCATCCCCATTCTGGACGGCGGGCACCTGCTGTTCTTTTTTATTGAGGCCATTCGTAGAAAACCACTTGAAGATCGGCAGCGAGAACTGGCACAACAGGTGGGCCTGGTTCTCCTGGTCGGCATCATGATTTTTGCGTTCTGGAATGATATTGAGCGGCTGATTTCCCCATAA
- the tldD gene encoding metalloprotease TldD, with translation MSNDESGALARFGVTDREIEQALGRVKVSTVDYADLYFEYCQSESVSMEEGIVKRATKSVGQGVGVRATAGEKTGFAYSDELTPKDLNIAADTARYIANSAQGTAPVPVTHRPALARNLYPHDRANIEVATRDRVTLLNAIDAEARRYDPRIKNVMAAYNTEYKVMLVATSDGLMVGDIQPLSRLQVTCIAEENGNRQVGTFGGGGRIGLEYFQNDQRYLQFAREAAREAILNLSAVDAPAGVMPVVLGGGWPGILLHEAIGHGLEADFNRKKTSAFSNLLGKKVASEVCTIVDDGTLPFRRGSLNVDDEGTPTSRTVLIERGILRGYITDKLNARLMGIPVTGNGRRESYQSVVLPRMTNTFMLAGESDPKDIIKSVKKGLYAVSFGGGQVDITNGKFVFSASEAYLIEDGQITKPVKGATLIGSGPDILKQVSMVGHDLKLDEGIGTCGKEGQSVPVGVGLPTIRIDEITVGGTKA, from the coding sequence ATGTCCAATGACGAGTCCGGCGCACTGGCGCGTTTCGGGGTAACCGATCGAGAAATCGAGCAGGCGCTGGGACGGGTCAAGGTCTCGACCGTCGACTATGCGGACCTGTATTTTGAGTATTGCCAGTCCGAGTCGGTCTCCATGGAAGAGGGGATCGTCAAGCGGGCCACGAAGAGTGTCGGGCAGGGCGTCGGCGTCCGGGCAACCGCCGGCGAAAAAACAGGCTTTGCCTATTCCGACGAACTGACCCCCAAAGATTTGAACATTGCCGCCGATACGGCGCGGTATATCGCCAATAGCGCCCAGGGAACGGCACCGGTTCCGGTCACCCACCGCCCCGCCCTCGCACGCAATCTCTATCCCCATGACCGGGCCAATATTGAAGTCGCCACCCGCGATCGGGTCACGCTGCTCAACGCTATCGATGCCGAAGCCAGGCGGTACGATCCCCGGATCAAGAACGTCATGGCGGCCTATAACACCGAATACAAGGTCATGCTGGTGGCGACGTCCGACGGTCTGATGGTCGGCGATATCCAACCCTTGTCGAGGCTCCAGGTCACCTGTATTGCCGAAGAGAACGGCAATCGGCAGGTGGGGACGTTCGGCGGCGGAGGACGAATCGGACTGGAGTATTTCCAGAACGACCAGCGATATCTGCAGTTCGCCAGAGAAGCGGCGCGGGAAGCCATCCTGAACTTGAGCGCAGTCGATGCGCCGGCCGGTGTCATGCCGGTGGTGTTGGGCGGGGGATGGCCGGGGATCCTGCTGCACGAAGCGATCGGACATGGGCTGGAGGCCGATTTTAACCGGAAGAAAACCTCCGCGTTCTCGAATCTGCTGGGAAAGAAAGTCGCTTCAGAGGTCTGCACGATCGTGGACGACGGGACCCTTCCCTTCCGGCGCGGCTCGCTGAATGTGGACGACGAGGGCACGCCCACCAGCCGCACCGTCTTGATCGAACGCGGTATTTTGCGCGGATACATCACCGACAAATTGAATGCCCGCCTGATGGGTATTCCGGTGACCGGTAACGGGCGGCGTGAGAGTTATCAAAGTGTCGTGTTGCCGCGGATGACGAATACCTTCATGCTGGCCGGAGAATCAGATCCGAAGGACATCATCAAGTCGGTCAAAAAGGGGCTGTACGCCGTCTCGTTCGGCGGCGGGCAGGTCGATATCACCAACGGGAAGTTCGTGTTCTCCGCCAGCGAGGCCTACCTCATTGAAGACGGGCAGATCACCAAGCCGGTGAAAGGTGCAACCCTGATCGGCAGCGGACCGGATATTCTCAAGCAGGTCTCGATGGTGGGGCACGATTTGAAGCTCGACGAAGGCATCGGAACCTGCGGAAAAGAAGGGCAGTCGGTGCCGGTCGGCGTCGGCCTGCCGACCATTCGAATTGACGAAATCACCGTCGGTGGGACGAAAGCATAA
- a CDS encoding proline--tRNA ligase translates to MRVSETLIPTLREDPGEAETVSHRLMLRAGLIRKVAAGIYTYLPLGLRVLRKIERIVREEMNRAGAQELLMPVASPAELWRETGRWDFYGKELLRFKDRHERDFCLGPTHEEVITDLFRREVRSYRQMPLNFYQIQTKFRDEIRPRFGLMRGREFIMKDAYSFDRDEAGARLNYQKMYDAYNRIFTRCGLTFRPVEADTGLIGGTSSHEFMVLAETGEETIVYSEDGTYAANVERAEVLPPDTADTSAHRPLTPVSTPNRRTVEEVTAFLKIEPRQLVKTLLYSTGKETVAVLVRGDHDVNEIKVKRLLGVPEIELLKPELVPGLTGAPVGFVGPVGLKQVRIMGDWAVKAMANFVVGANQADTHFVDANWERDFKVDQFADLRNARAGDCSPRKDGTLKTAKGIEVGHVFMLGTKYSQAMKATFLDAQGQEQLAVMGCYGIGVSRTAAASVEQNHDAKGIKWPVPIAPFHVTLLPLSQSQPVTQLAETLYRAMQEAGIEVLWDDRDERAGVKFNDADLIGAPYHLVIGEKGLAQGQVELKLRHTGETQKVAPDQVVSLLSSFLKAAS, encoded by the coding sequence ATGCGCGTTTCCGAAACCCTTATCCCCACATTGCGAGAAGATCCAGGCGAGGCTGAAACGGTCAGCCATCGCCTCATGCTGCGCGCCGGCCTGATCCGGAAGGTCGCGGCCGGAATCTACACCTATCTCCCGCTGGGCCTGCGAGTGCTCCGTAAAATCGAACGCATCGTTCGCGAAGAGATGAATCGGGCGGGAGCGCAGGAACTGCTCATGCCCGTCGCCTCTCCGGCGGAGCTGTGGCGAGAAACCGGACGCTGGGACTTCTATGGCAAGGAGCTGCTCCGGTTCAAGGACCGGCACGAGCGCGATTTCTGCCTCGGGCCGACACACGAGGAAGTGATCACCGATCTCTTCCGCCGGGAAGTTCGCTCCTACCGGCAGATGCCGTTGAATTTCTATCAGATCCAGACCAAATTCCGCGACGAGATCCGTCCACGCTTTGGATTGATGCGCGGCCGCGAATTCATCATGAAAGATGCGTACAGCTTCGACCGGGATGAAGCCGGAGCCAGACTGAATTATCAAAAAATGTACGACGCGTACAACCGCATCTTCACGCGCTGCGGCCTTACCTTCCGTCCTGTGGAAGCCGACACCGGGTTGATCGGTGGCACCTCTTCGCATGAGTTCATGGTGCTGGCGGAGACCGGCGAGGAGACGATCGTCTATAGCGAAGACGGCACGTACGCCGCCAACGTCGAACGTGCCGAAGTCCTCCCTCCGGATACCGCTGACACTTCGGCTCACCGCCCGCTTACGCCGGTCTCAACCCCGAACCGACGAACCGTGGAGGAAGTCACTGCCTTCCTGAAAATTGAGCCACGACAACTGGTCAAGACGCTGCTCTATAGCACGGGCAAAGAGACGGTCGCCGTCCTGGTCCGCGGCGATCATGATGTGAATGAGATCAAGGTCAAACGCCTCTTGGGTGTGCCGGAGATTGAGCTGCTGAAACCCGAGTTGGTTCCCGGCCTCACGGGCGCGCCGGTCGGATTCGTTGGGCCGGTGGGATTGAAGCAGGTCCGCATCATGGGCGACTGGGCCGTGAAGGCCATGGCCAACTTCGTCGTCGGAGCCAACCAGGCCGACACCCATTTCGTAGACGCCAACTGGGAGCGAGACTTCAAGGTGGATCAGTTTGCCGATCTCCGCAATGCACGCGCCGGTGATTGTTCACCCCGCAAGGACGGCACGCTGAAGACGGCCAAGGGCATCGAAGTCGGCCATGTCTTTATGTTGGGGACAAAGTACAGCCAGGCGATGAAGGCCACCTTCCTGGATGCGCAGGGACAGGAACAGCTGGCGGTCATGGGCTGTTACGGAATCGGCGTGAGCCGAACCGCTGCGGCTTCGGTTGAGCAGAATCACGATGCGAAAGGCATCAAGTGGCCGGTTCCCATCGCGCCCTTCCATGTCACCCTGTTGCCGCTCAGCCAGTCTCAACCAGTCACGCAGTTAGCCGAGACCCTCTATCGCGCCATGCAGGAGGCCGGTATCGAAGTCTTGTGGGACGACCGTGACGAGCGGGCCGGGGTCAAGTTCAACGACGCCGATCTGATCGGTGCCCCCTATCATTTGGTCATCGGGGAGAAAGGGTTGGCGCAAGGTCAGGTCGAGCTCAAACTTCGTCATACCGGCGAGACTCAAAAAGTCGCTCCCGACCAGGTGGTCTCCCTGCTGTCCTCATTCCTGAAAGCCGCTTCCTAG
- a CDS encoding YbhB/YbcL family Raf kinase inhibitor-like protein, with translation MRRLMASMICALLVGPAVGRAAEFQVTSPTIKDQSTIGNEHVFNGFGCTGGNLSPELRWDHAPKDTKSFAVTVYDPDAPTGSGWWHWLIFNIAPSVTHLPAGAGQPESAGVPQGSIQSVTDFGQPGFGGPCPPPGDKPHRYIFTVFALKVDQLPLKKEASGAMVGYYLNQNAIGKASFTGTYGR, from the coding sequence ATGCGACGACTGATGGCCTCGATGATCTGTGCCTTGCTGGTGGGTCCTGCGGTCGGGCGGGCAGCGGAATTTCAGGTAACGAGCCCGACGATCAAGGATCAGAGCACGATCGGCAATGAGCACGTGTTTAACGGGTTCGGCTGCACGGGTGGCAACCTGTCGCCTGAACTGCGATGGGATCATGCGCCGAAAGACACGAAGAGTTTTGCCGTGACAGTCTATGATCCGGATGCCCCCACGGGAAGCGGTTGGTGGCACTGGCTCATCTTCAATATAGCTCCGAGCGTGACGCACTTGCCGGCCGGAGCGGGGCAGCCGGAGAGTGCCGGCGTGCCTCAAGGGAGCATTCAGAGCGTGACGGATTTTGGCCAGCCTGGTTTTGGCGGGCCCTGTCCACCGCCGGGAGATAAACCGCACCGGTATATCTTCACGGTGTTCGCGCTGAAGGTGGATCAGTTGCCGCTCAAGAAAGAGGCCTCCGGCGCGATGGTCGGGTACTATCTCAATCAGAACGCCATCGGAAAAGCATCCTTCACCGGCACCTACGGCCGGTAA